Proteins from one Fragaria vesca subsp. vesca linkage group LG6, FraVesHawaii_1.0, whole genome shotgun sequence genomic window:
- the LOC101297266 gene encoding purple acid phosphatase 22-like, which produces MMKLCPNLFSLLLTISLFPQLLKAKDDDFVRQPPRRVIFTHHDRSDSDPQQVHISLVGKDHMKVSWVTDSKHSSSLVEYGKQSGKYNAKANGEHTSYEYFFYSSGKIHHVTIGPLEPSTTYFYRCGGSGPEFSFKTPPSTLPLDFVVVGDLGQTEWTNSTLDHIQSIDYDVLLLPGDLSYADTHQPLWDSFGRIVEPYASRRPWMVTEGNHEIEIFPIIYPTGFKAYNARWPMPYQESGSTSNLYYSFEVAGTHVVMLGSYAEFKAGSDQYQWLQADLAKIDRKKTPWVVALLHAPWYNTNTAHQGEGDSMRLAMEELLYKAQVDLVFQGHVHAYERFTRVYNNKADPCGPIYITIGDGGNREGLALSFEKPTSPLSLFREASFGHGRLKMVNETHALWGWHRNNDSNFIVKDQVWLQSLSSSKTCSSKTSPSRKDEL; this is translated from the exons ATGATGAAATTGTGTCCGAATCTGTTCTCTCTACTCCTAACCATCTCTCTCTTCCCTCAACTCCTGAAAGCGAAAGATGATGATTTTGTTAGGCAACCTCCGCGGAGAGTAATATTCACCCACCATGACCGTTCCGATTCGGACCCTCAACAG GTGCATATTTCACTGGTGGGAAAAGATCACATGAAAGTTTCATGGGTGACAGACAGCAAACATAGCAGTTCTCTTGTTGAGTACGGAAAACAATCTGGAAAATACAATGCAAAAGCTAATGGAGAACACACATCCTACGAATACTTCTTTTATAGTTCTGGGAAGATCCACCATGTTACCATTGGCCCTTTGGAGCCATCAACTACATACTTCTACAGGTGTGGAGGTTCCGGCCCGGAGTTCTCCTTCAAGACACCCCCTTCAACACTTCCTCTTGATTTTGTAGTCGTTG GTGACCTAGGGCAGACTGAATGGACTAACTCCACCCTCGACCACATCCAAAGTATAGACTATGACGTCCTCCTGCTACCGGGGGATCTATCTTACGCCGATACCCACCAGCCCCTTTGGGACTCATTCGGCCGCATTGTAGAACCCTATGCCAGCCGCCGGCCATGGATGGTCACAGAAGGCAACCACGAAATCGAAATCTTCCCCATCATCTACCCAACCGGTTTTAAAGCCTACAATGCAAGGTGGCCGATGCCCTACCAAGAGAGCGGATCCACCTCAAACTTGTACTACTCCTTCGAAGTTGCCGGCACTCACGTCGTCATGCTTGGTTCCTACGCGGAGTTTAAGGCTGGTTCAGACCAGTACCAGTGGCTTCAGGCTGATTTAGCAAAGATTGACCGGAAAAAGACGCCGTGGGTGGTTGCACTTCTGCATGCACCGTGGTATAATACCAACACTGCTCATCAAGGTGAAGGAGACAGCATGAGGTTAGCCATGGAAGAGCTGCTGTATAAGGCACAGGTTGATTTGGTTTTTCAAGGCCATGTTCATGCGTATGAACGATTT ACCAGGGTTTATAACAACAAGGCTGACCCATGTGGTCCGATTTATATAACCATTGGCGATGGTGGTAACCGAGAAGGACTAGCATTATC GTTCGAAAAGCCTACTTCCCCTCTCTCCTTGTTCCGAGAAGCGAGCTTCGGACATGGAAGGCTAAAAATGGTGAATGAAACACATGCATTGTGGGGATGGCATCGGAATAACGACTCAAACTTCATTGTGAAAGACCAGGTCTGGTTACAAAGTTTGAGCTCCTCTAAAACTTGCTCCTCTAAAACTTCACCATCCCGTAAAGATGAATTATAG